The region ATATTGAAAACTTGAATTCATTTTTCCAAGATCATGAAGAACACAAATTATCATTAAATTTTCTAAAAATTCATCTTCACCTTGCAAATAAGGTACAATCTTATCATATACTTTCAATAAATCTTCTGTATGTTCAATAAGACTTTGCTCCACTATAAAGTTTTCACTATTTTTTGACTTAGCCATTATAGTTTTCAATATCTATTCACCTTCTCTCTTCATCCAGACAAAAGGAATCTTTTCATTTTCTCCTTCATATACATTAAACATTCCACTTCTAGGATAATATCCTTCACTATCAAGGTATATGAAATGGCCGTATTCCATAACCCTATCTACTTTTTGTCTCCTACTATATTCTTTATAAGTTGTAGGGATATTGTACAATACTCCACTGTTTAATAATTCCTCATATCTATCATCTCTTATATCTACTCCTACATAAGTATTTTTTAAGATGATATCATCCTTTATTGCTTCTCTCTTGTTTTCTATACAAGTTGTATATATCTCAACTTCCTCTAATAATTTACTTGCTCTTCTGGGAACCACAAAATCTTCACTTCTTCCAAGTACCATATACCTTTTTGGATTCAAAAAAGATTTCTTCACCTTTTCGTATTCAGCTTTACTTTCAGTTGTAAAAAATACTGTCAAATACACATCACAAAGTTCCTCAAAATACATAATTCTATTACTATATATGTTTTTATAATAATCAAAAAACTCGCCTTTTTTTAATTTTATATATTTATCTTTTCCCTTGACTAAATTGTTGTATCCTTTCCAAAATTCTCCCCATTCTCCTCTAGTAAAGCTCATATCCTTTCTTTCATAATCACCAACTACTGCAATTTTAAATTCTGATTCCAGTCTCTCCCCTACTACATAAGTAATCATTCCTGCTATGGTAGTTGCTGTTGGAAGGGGAAGAGTCGGAATATAGTCATCTTGCATTATCTTTGCTTCCCTGTAATGAGCTATAGGTTGATATATATTGATTTTCAAGACCTTTTCAGTCTTCATTTTTACTCGCCCTTTCCTCACTTACATACCAACAATTATCTTCTCCTACATAAAGAATTTCACCTAATTTCTTAATTTCCTTCACTGGAAATATGCTCGTAAGTTTTTTATTCAAATCATCTTCATTGAGCTTTAAT is a window of Anaerosalibacter sp. Marseille-P3206 DNA encoding:
- the cas5 gene encoding CRISPR-associated protein Cas5, with protein sequence MKTEKVLKINIYQPIAHYREAKIMQDDYIPTLPLPTATTIAGMITYVVGERLESEFKIAVVGDYERKDMSFTRGEWGEFWKGYNNLVKGKDKYIKLKKGEFFDYYKNIYSNRIMYFEELCDVYLTVFFTTESKAEYEKVKKSFLNPKRYMVLGRSEDFVVPRRASKLLEEVEIYTTCIENKREAIKDDIILKNTYVGVDIRDDRYEELLNSGVLYNIPTTYKEYSRRQKVDRVMEYGHFIYLDSEGYYPRSGMFNVYEGENEKIPFVWMKREGE